In Deltaproteobacteria bacterium, the sequence CCGATCATGAGGTTCTTCCCGTTTCCGCGTCGCGCGGGAGCGATGCTCGCTGCCGCGATCGCGAGCACGACGCCGGCCAGCGCGGCCACCCACAGTCCGAGGTTCACTTCGCCCCCGCCTTCTCGAACAGTGGCAGGTACTTGCCGTACCCCTCCGCATCCAGCCTCTCCACCGGAACGAAGCGAAGCGAGGCGGAGTTCATGCAATAGCGCAGGCCCGTCGGCGCAGGGCCATCTTCGAAGACGTGCCCGAGGTGGGAATCCGCGAGCCGCGAACGGACTTCGGTGCGGCGCATGAAGAGCACGTGGTCGGTCCTGGTGGTGATGTTCTCCGGCTCGAGCGGTCTGGTGAAGCTGGGCCAGCCCGTTCCCGAATCGAACTTGTCCAGCGAGCTGAAGAGCGGCTCGCCGGAGACGAGATCCACGTAGATTCCTGCTTCGTGCTTGTCCCAATAGGGGTTGCGGAAGGGCGCCTCCGTACCCTCGTGCTGGGTCACCCGGTACTGCTCGGGCGTCAGCCGCTTTTTCAACTCTGTGTCGGAAGGCTTGTGGAAAGCGTCCATGGTGGTCTTCCCGGAGGTTGCGGGCTCCGCCCGCGCCAATGAGATAGCAGCGAGCAGGCAGCAGACTCCTGCGCCAAGACTGATTCTAATGGTCATGTCCCGGTTACGCCCGGAGCGGCGAGGTGGTTTCGACAGAGCTGCGTCGCCTGACGTTTGCCAATCGCGACCAGGACAGCACCGATGGTGCCGCGCTGCAGTGCTCAGGGTCGCAGATCGACGTCGGCGATTATTTCGTCTCGGGCGGCGTGAGCCGTGGGATGCGCTTCTCCTGGATCGAGTAATCGATGAGCCTGGCGAGGCGTCTCTGGCGCGTCTCGGGTTTCTTCGCGCTGCTGACCCAACAGAGCGTGATTTGGCGGTAGCCGGGCGGCTGCGCCTGAAAGAACTTCCACGCTTTCGCTTTGGTGCGGAAGCGTTTGTCGTCGGCAGGGTCGAGTTGCGCGTGCTTGCGCTGCTCGTAGGAGTAGATGACGGAGCGGTCGTCGGAGCGCGCTGCGAAGGCTTTGAGGCCGGCGGGCGACATGCGTTTGCGGTCCGGTGCAGTGGCGCTCGTGAGCATCTCGTCGCTTGCGGCTCTTCCGCATCGGTGCACTTGACACTACTGCGTGGATTCCGCTGAGATTCACACTCCATTCATTTTCATCCATTCAGCGAAAGACACTACATGGCATTTCGACGGCCCGCTTCTCCGACGTGTCCTGCTCTGATTGCAGCATTGCTCCTTGCTGCTTGCTCGGGCACCGGCACGACCAGTTCAGGACCCGCAGGCCCGGCCGGGCCCACCGGTCCCGCAGGCGCCACTGGGCCCCAAGGACCTGCGGGACCTCAAGGAGCGGCCGGCCCTGAGGGACCCGCCGGCCGTCCCGGTCCCACCGGGGCCACGGGACCTGCTGGCCCCGCAGGCACGGACGGCCGCGCCGGCCAGGACGGCAGCCTGCGCATCTACGGGGATGGGTCAGCCGGGGCGCACACCATTGACTCGGCGGCCGAGTCCGATTGGGTCTACAGCCCTCTCCCGGCGGTCGCGCTCAATCTTCAATTCACCGATTTCACGGTGGCTGCCGGAGCGGGCCTTTACATCCCGAGCGGCGTGACGATCCGGTGCACTGGAACGTTCACCAACCGCGGCGTGATCGTCGTCGACAGTGGAAACGCTGCCTGGGGAATCTCGGTTGGACCCGGCTCGCTACCGATCGTGGCCGCGCGCATCGGTCCGCCCGCGATTGGAGTCGCTTCCATGCTGCCGGCAGTGGGCGACGTGGGGGACGACTCGATCCTGCGGCTGGGCGGCATGTACGGCAAGGGATTGCTCGAGTTGCAGGCCCGCACCGTCCTGCACCCCGGCCTCCAAGGTGGCGGCTCTGGCGCTGGCTTTGTCAACGGCGGCGGCGGGTCCTTCACCGTCCTGGCGATGGGCGGCATCGTCAACGTGGCGGGAGCATCCATCTTGGCTGCTGGCAGCAAGGGCGCCAACATCAATGATGTCGGTGGAGGAGCCGGAGGAGGCGGTGGCGGCGTGGTGATCCTGGCATCGAAGACCAGCGTCATCAACGCGGGCACCATCGATGTATCGGGGGGCGACGGCGCCCCGAGCAATTTTGCTTCTGGGTTCGGCGGAGGTGGCGGAGGTGGCATTGCACATCTGCTCGCCCCGGCGATCACCACGGCCGGTGGCTCGATCATCGTCAGGGGCGGTGCCCCCGGAACGAACGCCGTGCCCGTCTCCGCGCCGCTCCGCTCCGGCGGTAACGGAGGGGGCGGCTCGGGAGGAAACGGCGGTGCGGGAGGGGAAGTACCCCCTGGAGCGCCTGTCTTCTCGCGAAGCCCGTTTGGCAGTTCCGGCCAGCCAGGCTACGCGCTACAGTCGGTGCTCGACCCGACCTCGCTTTTCTAGGAGCGGATCTGGTCCGGGCCTCTGCGCTCGATTCGGCGTGCATCGTCGAGGTCTTGCGACGTCTGCGGATCAGGCGCCGGGGACCACCACTACCTTCCCCTTCACCTTGCGCTGCAGTAGCCGCACCATCGCCCCGGGCGCTTCTTCGAGAGAGACGCGTTCGCTGATTGCGGGCTTGATCCTGCCCTGAGCGAACCACGCCGCCAGCTGCTCGACGTTGCGGCGTTGCCCTTCTGGATCGTGCTGCGTCCAGTCACCCCAGTACACGCCCACCAGCGATCGTTCCTTGAGTAGCGCCAGGTTCAGCTTGACCTGCGGGATGACGCCGGAGGCGAACCCGATGACCAGCAGCCGCCCGCGCCACGCCGTCGCGCGCAGCGCCGCTTCGGTGTGCGCGCCGCCCACCGGATCGTAGACCACGTCGGCGCCCTTCCCTCGCGTCAGGTCGAGGATGCGCTGGCGGAGGTCGGATTTCTCGTAGTCGATGCCGTCGTCGGCGCCGAGTTCCTTGCAGAACGCGAGCTTCTCCTCGCTGGACGCGGCCGCGATGACCTTCGCTCCCATCGCCTTGCCCACCTCGATGGCCGAGGTGCCCACCCCGCCCGCCGCCCCCAGGACCACCAGCGTCTCGCCGGGCTGGAGATGGCCGCAGTCCTTGAGCGCGTGCAGCGACGTGCAGTAGGTGAGCACGAATGCCGATCCGGTCTCGAAGTCCATCCCCGCCGGCAGCGGAGAGAGCCGGTCGGCAGCAACAACGCATTCCTGCGCGAATCCACCGCGGCCCGGTGAAGCGACGACGCGGTCGCCGCTCTTCACGCCGCGGACGCCGGCTCCGACGTCCTTCACGATCCCTGCCAGCTCCATCCCGGGTGAGAAGGGCAACGGCGGCTTCACCTGGTAGAGGCCCTGCACCAGCAGCGCGTCAGGGAAGTTTAGGGAACTCGCCTTCACCTCGACGACCACCTCGGTCGGACCAGGCCGGGGCGAAGGGACTTCTTCCACCTTCAGCCGCTCGATGGGTCCATATTCGCGGCAGAGAAGAGCTTTCACGGCTCACTTTCCTTTCAGGAGCGCCGTCTGCTCGCGCAGGACGCGCTTGAGCACCTTGCCAGTAGCGGTCTTGGGCAATGCATCGATGAAGCGGACCTGCCGCGGCGCCTTGTACACGGACATGTTCGTCCGGCACCAATCGACAATCTGGTCCTCGCTGACGTTGCCCTTGGCGTCGGGCTTCAGCACCACGAACGCCAGCGGATCCTCGCCGCGGTAGGGATCGGCGACGCCGACGACGGCCACCTCGGCGACGGCCGGGTGACGGTACATGATCGCCTCCACTTCCGCGGGAAAGACGCTGAAGCCGGATACCTTCAGCATGTCCTTCTTGCGCTCCTCGATGGAGAAGTAGCCCTCCTCGTCGACGCGGCCAATATCGCCGGTGAGAAACCAACCGTCGTGGAATGCCCGGCGAGTCGCTTCGGGGTTCCGCCAATAGCCTTTCATTACCTGGGGGCCACGCACGGCGATCTCCCCGGACTTGCCGATTTCCAGCTCCGTCCCAGGATCGTTCACGTCCACCACCCGCACCTCCGTCAGCGGCAGCGGGACGCCGACCGTGCCGTACTTGGGCCGGTGCGGCGGGTTGATGTGCGTCGGGGCAGTCGTTTCCGACAGCCCGTAACCCTCGATCAGCTTGTGTCCGGTGATCTCCTCCCAACGCCGCGCGATCGCGGGCGGCACCGGCGCTCCGCCCGAGTAGCATTGACGGAGCGAGGAGAGATCGAACTCTTTCGTCTTCGGGAAATTCACCACCGCCACGTTCACGGTGGTGATGAAGGTGGTCCGTGTGCAGCGATACGTCTCGATGGCCCGGAGCACGGTGACGAGATCGAAGCGGCCGATGGCCACGAGCGTCGCGCCCATGTACGCCATCATGTTCATCTGGCATTCCATCCCGGTGATGTGGAACCAGGGCAGGACGCCGAGCCCCACGTCGTCGTCGCCCGAGCCGATGTAGACGTGCTGCAGCTCACAATTCGAAACCAGGTTGCCGTGCGTGATCTCCGCTGCCTTGGCGGTGCCGGTCGTGCCGGAGGTGTACTGCAGCAAAGCGGTGTCGGAGAGCGACCGCGGGACCTGCGTCTTCAGCTCGGGAGCGGAGTGCAGGACGTCCAGCAGCGGCTCGGTGCCGGGCCGCGGCCCGCCGTTGCTCTCCAGGAACGGGGGCGGCGGCGGTAGCGTCGGGGTCTCGGGCAGGAAGTCGCGGTACTCGGTCAGCACCACGGTGTCGAGCTTCGTCTGCGTCCGGATCGGCTCGACCACCAAGTACGCTTCATTCGTGGTGACGAGGACACGCGCCCCGGAGTCATCGAATTCGTGGAGCAGCTCGACCGCCTTGTGCATCGGATTCAGGCACACCGCGACGCCGCCGGCGCGCAGCGTGCCGTAGTAGGCGATGGCGAACTGCGGCGAGTTCTCCAGGAAGATGGCGACGCGGTCGCCGGGTGAAAGCCCGCGAGCCTGCAGGAAGCCCGCGAAGCGGCCCACCGCCGAGTCGAGCTCGGCGAAGCTGACGGCGCGCCCGTAAAAGTGGATCGCCGGACGATCGGGCACGCGCTTCGCCTGGCGCGCGAGGATGGCCGTCAACGGCTCTTCGGGCAGGCGGATCGACGCCTCGTGCACGGTCGCCGGCCAGTGCTTCTTCCAGATGGGCTCCACGGTTTCCTCCCGCGGCAGACGGGCGCGTCTCCATTACACCGGCCGGCGCCGCGCCGACAGGGTGACGGACGCAAGCTTTTCTGGTTTCCTCCCGCCATGGACCCCCTGCAGCTCTACCTCTCGAGGCCGTGGGTGAAGTTCTACCAGCCCGGAGTACCGTCGTCCGTCGAGTTCCAGGCGCGCCCGGTGTTCCAGCTCTTCGACGAGGCGGCAGCCCGGTGGCCGGGACGCGATGCGCTGGTTTTCTACGGCCGCGGCATCACCTATCGCGAGCTCAGCGATGCCATCGACAGGCTCTCCTGCGCTCTGGCGGAGCTCGGTGTCCGAAAGGGCCACCGGGTCGCCATCTATCTCGTCAACAGCCCGCAGTTCGTGATCGCGTACTTCGCCGCCCTCAAGTGCGGCGCCGCCGTCACCAGCATCAGCCCGCTCTATACGAGCCACGAGGTCCGCTACCAGCTCGAGGACAGCGGCGCGCGCGTGGTGGTCTGCCAGGACCTGCTCTACGAGAAGGTGGCAAAGTGCGGCGCGCCGCTCGACGCGGTCGTGGTCACCAGCGTGGGCGAGTTCCTTCCGCCGCTGAAGCGGCTGCTCGGCAAGACCGCGCTCGCGCGGCTGTTCCCCGAGGTCAATCTCGGCGCACCCCGGATCCGGCCCGCGGCAAACCTGCACTGGCTCCAGGATCTGCTGAAGAAGTACCCGCCGCGTCCGCCACAAGTCAGCATCGACGCGAACGCCGACCTCGCCGCCCTGCCGTACACAGGCGGCACCACCGGCCATCCGAAGGGCGTCATGCTCACCCACGCCAACATGGTCGCGGCGCAGGCGCTGGCGAAAGCGACGTTCCCGGCGTTTGTCTCAGGCAAGGAAGTGGTGGTCGCGTTCCTGCCCTTCTTCCACATCTACGGGCAGATCGTGATCATGCTCAACGGCCTCGCCCAGGGACACTTGCTCGTCCTCTTCACCTGTCCGGACACCGAGGCGATCCTCTCCGCCATGGAGCGTTACCAGGCCACGGTGTTCTTCGGCGTGCCCACGCTCTTCGAGTACCTCAAGGACCACAAGGACACCGACAAGGTGAACTGGAGGCGGCTCAAGCTGGTCCTCTCCGGCGCCGACACCCTGCACGAGACCACCACCAAGGGGTGGGCGCGGCGCACCGGCTCCAGCATCACCGAGGGGTATGGGCTCTCCGAGACCTGCGCCATGAGCCACGTCAATCCCGTGCAGCGCCCCAAGGCCGGCTCGTTCGGCTGCCCCGTACCGGACGTGCTGGCGGCGGTGATCGAGCCGGAATCGCTCGCCTTCGTCCCGCCCGGCGAGATCGGTGAGCTCGTGCTGTCGGGACCGAGCGTGATGGCGGGCTACTGGCGGCGCCCGGAGGAGACCGCGCGCGCATTCCTCGAGCGGGATGGCCGGCGCTGGCTGAGGACCGGCGACATCGTCCGCATGGACGACGAGGGCTATTTCCACTTCTACGACCGCTCGAAGGACCTGATCAAATGCAAGGGGTACTCGGTCTTCGCCAAGGACGTGGAGGAGGTCCTTTACGCGCATCCCCACGTGAAAGCGGCCGGAGTGATCGGAGTTCCCGATCCGGCTTTCGGACACCGGATCAAGGCCATCGTGGTGCTGCAGGCCGACGCGCGCGGAAAGGTCGACGAGGACGAGATCAAGGCGTACTGCCGCGAGCGTCTCGCCGAATACAAGGTGCCTCAGACGATCGAGTTCCGCGGCGAGCTGCCGCGCACCGACGTGGGGAAGGTCTCGCGCCGCGAGCTGCGCGACGACGGCCCGGCGGCCTGAATGGCGGAGCCGTTCTTCCGCGTAGAGCGCCTCACCCGTCGCTTCGGCGGGCTGCTCGCCGTCAACGACGTCGGCTTCGAGCTGCGCCGGGACCAGATCGTGGGGCTCATCGGCCCGAACGGCGCCGGCAAGACCACTCTCCTGAGGCTCATCACGCGCGTCCTGCGCGCGGACAGCGGAAAAGTGATCTTCAACGGCGAGGACATCAGCTCGCTGCGCGTGTGGGACGTCGTGAACCGCGGTATCGCTTGCACCTTCCAGAACACGAGGCCGTTCCGCCACCTGCCCATCGTCGCCAACGTGATGGTCCCCCTGCTCGCGCCGAGGGCGCATGCCCGTGGCGACTGGGTGCGGAAGATCGATGCGAAGGCGATGGACGCCCTGGAGTTCGTCGGAATCGCCGACCAGGCGCTCGAGCCGGCCTCGGCGCTCTCGCAGGGCGACCTGAAGCGGCTGGAGGTGGCGCGCGCCATCGCCACCGAACCGGAGCTGCTGCTGCTCGACGAGCCTCTCGGCGGCCTCAATCCCGCGGAATCGGAGCTGCTCGCGCGCTCGATCAAACGGCTGCACAAAGGCGGCCGCTTCGGACGGTTGCATTCAGAAGGGCCCGCCGTGGTGATGATCGAGCACAAGCTGAAAGAGCTGATGTCCATCGCCGACCGGGTGATCGTGATGGACCACGGCGAGGTGCTGGCCGACGCCGCGCCGGCGGAGATCGTGAAGAACCCGAAGGTGGTGGAAGCGTACCTGGGGTCCGCGCATGCCGCTCCTTGAGGTGAAAGACCTCGCCGTCCGCTACGACAAGGCGGTGATCCTCAACGGGGTGTCGCTGCGCGTGGACGAGGGCGAGCTCGTGGGCCTCGTCGGACCGAACGGCGCCGGCAAGTCCACGCTGCTGCGCGCCATCTCCGGGCTGGTCCGCTTCGAGGAGCGGATGAAGCGCGGCGCAGACGGCGACATCGTTCTCGAGGGAGAGGTGCGGCTCGCGGGAGAGCGCATCGAGGGCCTGCCGGCGCATGAGATCCGCAAGCGCGGCCTGGTCCACTGCCCCGAGCGGCGGCGGCCGTTCCGCGAGCTGACGGTGGAGGAGAACCTGCTCGCAGGCGCGTACCTGTCGCAAAGCCCGGCGGGGACGCGGCGCAGCCTCGATCGAGCGTATGCGCTGTTTCCCAGGCTCGCGGAGCGCAAGAGGCAGCTGGCGGGGAAGCTCTCGGGCGGCGAGCAGCAGATGCTCGCGACGGCGCGCGCTCTGATGTACGAGGCGAAGCTGCTGGCGATCGACGAGCCATCGCTCGGCCTCGCGCCCCGCGTCCGCGAGGAACTGTTCGCCGCCATCGGGAAGATCCACGCGGAGGGCACCCCGGTCCTGCTCGTGGAGCAGGAGGTGGCGCAGGTCTTCCGCATGGCGAAGCGCAACTACGTGCTCTCGCAGGGGCGCATCATCGCCGAGGGCACCGCGGCGGAGATGATGGCGAACGAGACGCTGCGCGCCGGCTACCTGGGGCTCTGAGCGGGGGCCCTACGCCGTGTGAAGGGAAGCCGTGCAGACGCGGCAGACGTCGCGCCAGGCGGGGTTCTGCTGCTTGCAGCGCGGGCACTTCGTCTCGATCCGGTCGCGGATCCAGGGGGTGAGCCCCCGCGGCATGAAGAGCAACACCAGGAGCACCACCACGGCGAAGATGAGCAGCCGCAGCTCGCCGAAGGCGCTGAAGCTGCCCAGCCACTCGGTCAGCGGGTAGAGCACGAACACCGCGGTGACCGGGCCGTAGATGGTGGCGAGCCCTCCGAACACCCCCCAGATCACCACCTGGAAGGAGAGCGCGGTTTCGAGCGTCGAGGGGCCGGCGCCGCGCATGAAATGGGCGTAGAGCGCGCCGGTGATTCCGGCCGCGGCCGCCGAGATGCCGAACACGGCGAGCTTGTACTGCGTCGTGTCGATCCCGGAGGCTCGCGCCGCCAGCTCGTCGTCGCGGATGGCGTGCAGGATCAGCCCCATCCTGGAGTCGGCCAAGGCCCAGATGCCGAACACGACCCCAAGCATGGCAACGGCGGCGACGTAGTAGTTGCCGACGCGCGAAGTGGCGAGCGGCTGCAGGCCCGTGATCCCCAGCTCGCCGCCCGAGAAGTCAGGAAAGGCGAAGAGCACCCCGATGAGGATGAGTGGAAACGCGAGGGTCGCGAGCGACAGGTACGAGCCGCGCAACCGCAGGCAGAGATAGCCCACGCAAAGTCCGATCGCGGTAGCGATGAGCGCTCCGGTGCCGACAGCGACGACGGGCGAGAAGCCAAGGCGCAGCGAGAGCAACGCGCTCGAGTAGGCTCCCGCGCCGAAGAAGAGCGCGTGGCCGAAGTTGACCTGCCCGGCATATCCCGCCAGGAGATCCCAGCTGGCGGCGAAGGCGGCGAAGATGCAGGTCATCGCAGCCACCCGCAGCACGTACGGATCCGGGAGCACGAGCGGGAGCACGACGACCGCAACCACCCAGATCGCGGCGAGCGTGCGCGAGGGCAACACCAGGACCTCGCCGCGCAGCTGCGCCCAGGCGCGGCGGACGAGGAAGGTCGGCGCCGTCAGCGCTCCTCCTCGAAGGCCACGCCGAAGAGCCCTTCGGGACGGACGAGGAGGACGATGACCATGATCGACAGCGCCACCGCGCCCTTGAGGAAGGCCCCCTGCGGCAGGACGAAGACCGTGATGGCTTCGACGTAACCAATCACCAGGGCGCCGATGACGCTGCCGTGGATGCTGCCGAGGCCGCCGAGCACGACGATGGAGAGCACGGTGACGAGCGGCGCGAGCCACATGAACGGGTCGACCACGAACACCGGCGCCACCGACACTCCCGCCACCGCGGCCAGCGCAACCGAGATGGCGACGGTCGCCATGGCGACACGGTTGACGTCCATGCCCATGAGATTCGCGACCTCGAGGTCGTTGGCGGTGGCACGGATGGCGAGCCCGAGGCGTGTGCGATAGAGCAGGAACCAGATTGAGGCGAGCATCGCGCCGGCGACGATCAGGATCAGCAGCCGCTGCCAGGGGATGGCGATGCCGGCCACGTTCACGATGCCCCCGATCGCCGAGGGAATTCCCAGATAGTTGCCCCCGAAGAGGCGCAGCATCGTCTCCTGGAAGATGAGCGCCAGCGCGATGGTGGAGATGAGCACCGCCGCCTCGTGCTGGCGGATTGGCTCGATCACCAGCCGATAGCAGACGAGCGAGAGCAGCGTGACCGAGACGACCGCTGCGACGCCCGAGAGGAGCATACCCAGCCCGAAGCCCACCAGCAGCGCGTAGAGGCAGTACGCCGCCAGCATGTAGAAGGCGGTGTGGGCGATGTTGACGATGCGCGCCACGCCGAACACGAGCGAGAAGCCGATGGCCAGGAGCGCGTAGGCGCTGCCGTTCACCAGGCCGGTGACGAGGATGTCCTGGAACATCCGCCGGTCAGCTCTCGCCCGGGAGCCCGAACTTCTTCATCCCCTTCACTTCGGGCGGCCAGAAGGGGACCTTCTTCCCGTTCTGCCATTGCACGGCGATGCCCGTGTACTTGCCGAGGCCCCAGACCGGATCGTGCGACTTGTCGAATTCAAGGAAGGCGCCGGTGCCGACAGTCTGCGTCTGCTCGAGGATCGGGACGAGCTTGTCGGCGTTGGTGGTGCCCGCTTTCTCGATGGCGGTCTTGAGCAGGTCGATGGCGTCGTAGGTGCCGGCGTTGTAGGTGGGCGACTTGTGGAAGCGCTCCTTGAACGCCTTGACGAAGGGGATCATCTTCGGCGTCATCTCCACCTCTGCGTAGGTGTCGAGCGTCGCCACGAAGTTGCCCTTGCCGGCGGTGGCGTCCCAGAAGCCGTCCTTCTGCGCCTCGACGTTGATGCCGAACGCCACCGCGCGCATCTTGCGCTCGCCCATCTGCCGGCCCACCACGATCCCGACCGGCCCGGAGAGTGCGGTGAACACCATGTCGGCGCCGGCCCGATCGATGGCCGCCAGCTCGGCGGTCACGTCGGTGGCGACCGGCGACGGCTGCCAGAGGCCCACCACCTCCATTTTCATCTTGGGAAGGTTGGCTTGCGCCGCCTTCACGATCGCCTCGGTCCAAATCACTTTCTCGGCGAGGATGGCGACCTTGGGCGTCTCCTTCTTCAGATCCGCGCGGATCTGCCCGGCGATCGTGCCGAGGACCGCGAAGAGCGTCTTGCCCAGACCCGGGGAGTTGAGTGGCGCGACGCGGAACCAGTACTTGTACCGGTCGTAGTTCTTCTCCA encodes:
- the msrB gene encoding peptide-methionine (R)-S-oxide reductase MsrB; the protein is MDAFHKPSDTELKKRLTPEQYRVTQHEGTEAPFRNPYWDKHEAGIYVDLVSGEPLFSSLDKFDSGTGWPSFTRPLEPENITTRTDHVLFMRRTEVRSRLADSHLGHVFEDGPAPTGLRYCMNSASLRFVPVERLDAEGYGKYLPLFEKAGAK
- a CDS encoding NADPH:quinone oxidoreductase family protein, whose amino-acid sequence is MKALLCREYGPIERLKVEEVPSPRPGPTEVVVEVKASSLNFPDALLVQGLYQVKPPLPFSPGMELAGIVKDVGAGVRGVKSGDRVVASPGRGGFAQECVVAADRLSPLPAGMDFETGSAFVLTYCTSLHALKDCGHLQPGETLVVLGAAGGVGTSAIEVGKAMGAKVIAAASSEEKLAFCKELGADDGIDYEKSDLRQRILDLTRGKGADVVYDPVGGAHTEAALRATAWRGRLLVIGFASGVIPQVKLNLALLKERSLVGVYWGDWTQHDPEGQRRNVEQLAAWFAQGRIKPAISERVSLEEAPGAMVRLLQRKVKGKVVVVPGA
- a CDS encoding long-chain fatty acid--CoA ligase, with protein sequence MEPIWKKHWPATVHEASIRLPEEPLTAILARQAKRVPDRPAIHFYGRAVSFAELDSAVGRFAGFLQARGLSPGDRVAIFLENSPQFAIAYYGTLRAGGVAVCLNPMHKAVELLHEFDDSGARVLVTTNEAYLVVEPIRTQTKLDTVVLTEYRDFLPETPTLPPPPPFLESNGGPRPGTEPLLDVLHSAPELKTQVPRSLSDTALLQYTSGTTGTAKAAEITHGNLVSNCELQHVYIGSGDDDVGLGVLPWFHITGMECQMNMMAYMGATLVAIGRFDLVTVLRAIETYRCTRTTFITTVNVAVVNFPKTKEFDLSSLRQCYSGGAPVPPAIARRWEEITGHKLIEGYGLSETTAPTHINPPHRPKYGTVGVPLPLTEVRVVDVNDPGTELEIGKSGEIAVRGPQVMKGYWRNPEATRRAFHDGWFLTGDIGRVDEEGYFSIEERKKDMLKVSGFSVFPAEVEAIMYRHPAVAEVAVVGVADPYRGEDPLAFVVLKPDAKGNVSEDQIVDWCRTNMSVYKAPRQVRFIDALPKTATGKVLKRVLREQTALLKGK
- a CDS encoding long-chain fatty acid--CoA ligase, with product MDPLQLYLSRPWVKFYQPGVPSSVEFQARPVFQLFDEAAARWPGRDALVFYGRGITYRELSDAIDRLSCALAELGVRKGHRVAIYLVNSPQFVIAYFAALKCGAAVTSISPLYTSHEVRYQLEDSGARVVVCQDLLYEKVAKCGAPLDAVVVTSVGEFLPPLKRLLGKTALARLFPEVNLGAPRIRPAANLHWLQDLLKKYPPRPPQVSIDANADLAALPYTGGTTGHPKGVMLTHANMVAAQALAKATFPAFVSGKEVVVAFLPFFHIYGQIVIMLNGLAQGHLLVLFTCPDTEAILSAMERYQATVFFGVPTLFEYLKDHKDTDKVNWRRLKLVLSGADTLHETTTKGWARRTGSSITEGYGLSETCAMSHVNPVQRPKAGSFGCPVPDVLAAVIEPESLAFVPPGEIGELVLSGPSVMAGYWRRPEETARAFLERDGRRWLRTGDIVRMDDEGYFHFYDRSKDLIKCKGYSVFAKDVEEVLYAHPHVKAAGVIGVPDPAFGHRIKAIVVLQADARGKVDEDEIKAYCRERLAEYKVPQTIEFRGELPRTDVGKVSRRELRDDGPAA
- a CDS encoding ABC transporter ATP-binding protein, translating into MAEPFFRVERLTRRFGGLLAVNDVGFELRRDQIVGLIGPNGAGKTTLLRLITRVLRADSGKVIFNGEDISSLRVWDVVNRGIACTFQNTRPFRHLPIVANVMVPLLAPRAHARGDWVRKIDAKAMDALEFVGIADQALEPASALSQGDLKRLEVARAIATEPELLLLDEPLGGLNPAESELLARSIKRLHKGGRFGRLHSEGPAVVMIEHKLKELMSIADRVIVMDHGEVLADAAPAEIVKNPKVVEAYLGSAHAAP
- a CDS encoding ABC transporter ATP-binding protein; translated protein: MPLLEVKDLAVRYDKAVILNGVSLRVDEGELVGLVGPNGAGKSTLLRAISGLVRFEERMKRGADGDIVLEGEVRLAGERIEGLPAHEIRKRGLVHCPERRRPFRELTVEENLLAGAYLSQSPAGTRRSLDRAYALFPRLAERKRQLAGKLSGGEQQMLATARALMYEAKLLAIDEPSLGLAPRVREELFAAIGKIHAEGTPVLLVEQEVAQVFRMAKRNYVLSQGRIIAEGTAAEMMANETLRAGYLGL
- a CDS encoding branched-chain amino acid ABC transporter permease, which codes for MTAPTFLVRRAWAQLRGEVLVLPSRTLAAIWVVAVVVLPLVLPDPYVLRVAAMTCIFAAFAASWDLLAGYAGQVNFGHALFFGAGAYSSALLSLRLGFSPVVAVGTGALIATAIGLCVGYLCLRLRGSYLSLATLAFPLILIGVLFAFPDFSGGELGITGLQPLATSRVGNYYVAAVAMLGVVFGIWALADSRMGLILHAIRDDELAARASGIDTTQYKLAVFGISAAAAGITGALYAHFMRGAGPSTLETALSFQVVIWGVFGGLATIYGPVTAVFVLYPLTEWLGSFSAFGELRLLIFAVVVLLVLLFMPRGLTPWIRDRIETKCPRCKQQNPAWRDVCRVCTASLHTA
- a CDS encoding branched-chain amino acid ABC transporter permease, translated to MFQDILVTGLVNGSAYALLAIGFSLVFGVARIVNIAHTAFYMLAAYCLYALLVGFGLGMLLSGVAAVVSVTLLSLVCYRLVIEPIRQHEAAVLISTIALALIFQETMLRLFGGNYLGIPSAIGGIVNVAGIAIPWQRLLILIVAGAMLASIWFLLYRTRLGLAIRATANDLEVANLMGMDVNRVAMATVAISVALAAVAGVSVAPVFVVDPFMWLAPLVTVLSIVVLGGLGSIHGSVIGALVIGYVEAITVFVLPQGAFLKGAVALSIMVIVLLVRPEGLFGVAFEEER
- a CDS encoding ABC transporter substrate-binding protein, producing the protein MPRPLIVAAAAVLAIAPAALAQDNIKIAIVGPMAFAQGENAWAGAEMARDEVNKQGGIAVGGKKLKVELVRVDTNEIQSVSDATNAMERAITREKADFVIGGFRSEAVLAMQEVAMDNKKIFLGCGAADAKLGANVEKNYDRYKYWFRVAPLNSPGLGKTLFAVLGTIAGQIRADLKKETPKVAILAEKVIWTEAIVKAAQANLPKMKMEVVGLWQPSPVATDVTAELAAIDRAGADMVFTALSGPVGIVVGRQMGERKMRAVAFGINVEAQKDGFWDATAGKGNFVATLDTYAEVEMTPKMIPFVKAFKERFHKSPTYNAGTYDAIDLLKTAIEKAGTTNADKLVPILEQTQTVGTGAFLEFDKSHDPVWGLGKYTGIAVQWQNGKKVPFWPPEVKGMKKFGLPGES